Proteins found in one Pyxidicoccus trucidator genomic segment:
- a CDS encoding RCC1 domain-containing protein, which produces MLSLAVGLCVAALAGCAGEKALDGPTDSGTAVDSGSPTDSGTPDDAGTSTDSGTPDDAGTPSDSGTPDDAGTSTDSGTPDDAGTPSDSGTPDDAGGPADSGTPGDEDAGIPADARFAEPLAVGLEFSLALKEDGTVWAWGRNNLGQLGNGTLIPQVTPTQVSGLTGVETLAAGESHALALRADGTVWTWGYNMHLETGGNNESDPIRLTPEQVPGLADVEVLVAGHGHSLALKSDGTVWAWGSNKYGQLGNRSLTQRVTPIQVPELTGVVALSGGNRHSLALKSDGTVWAWGGNDAGQVGTSIDNPYLLEPTQVAGLDGVVAVAAGGIHSLALKADGTVWAWGYNSEGQLGDGTTRPRVTPGPVPGLTGVVALAGGAAHSLALKADGTVWAWGYNSNGQVGDGSFNSRTTPAQVPGLTGVSSLAADYHQTLVRKKDGSLWSWGTALSKSLAPTPSLFTNSQSLAAGSRHTVALRKDGTVWGWGDNTFSQLSNGSVPVPLRPTPTQMPGLTGMAGVAAGDSHSVALKSDGTVWIWGFVSLGQEYGYWPTPTQVPGLTGVATVAAGQHHTLALKSDGTVWAWGVNDDGQLGDGTTTWRLTPTQVPGLTGVAAVAGGAKHSLALKSDGTVWAWGLNDDGQLGDGTTTRRLTPTQVPALTGVALAVGGFHSLALKSDGTVWAWGYNSEGQLGDGTTTRRLTPTQVPALTGATALAVGGFHSLALKSDGTVWAWGRNDDGQLGDGTYSRRSTPAQVPGLTGVAAVAGGAKHSLALKSDGTVRAWGLNQDGQLGNGRAGMNASPVQVQ; this is translated from the coding sequence TTGCTGAGCCTGGCTGTGGGTCTGTGTGTCGCGGCGCTGGCCGGATGTGCCGGGGAGAAGGCGCTGGATGGCCCCACCGACTCGGGTACCGCGGTTGACTCCGGCAGCCCCACAGATTCCGGTACACCGGATGACGCGGGCACCTCTACCGACTCCGGCACGCCGGACGATGCGGGCACCCCTTCCGACTCCGGCACACCGGACGACGCGGGCACCTCCACCGACTCCGGCACGCCGGACGATGCGGGCACCCCTTCCGACTCCGGCACACCGGACGACGCGGGCGGCCCCGCCGACTCCGGAACGCCGGGTGACGAGGATGCGGGGATTCCGGCCGACGCGCGTTTCGCCGAGCCACTCGCGGTGGGCCTGGAGTTCAGTCTGGCGCTGAAGGAGGACGGCACTGTCTGGGCCTGGGGCCGCAACAACCTTGGCCAGTTGGGGAATGGGACACTCATCCCCCAGGTGACCCCCACGCAGGTGTCGGGCCTCACTGGCGTCGAGACCCTGGCCGCGGGCGAGTCGCACGCGCTGGCGCTGCGAGCCGATGGCACCGTCTGGACCTGGGGCTACAACATGCACCTCGAGACGGGCGGCAACAATGAGAGCGACCCCATACGGCTGACGCCCGAGCAGGTGCCGGGCCTCGCTGACGTGGAAGTCCTGGTCGCGGGCCATGGCCACTCGCTGGCATTGAAGTCTGATGGCACCGTCTGGGCCTGGGGCAGCAACAAGTACGGCCAGCTGGGGAATAGGTCACTCACCCAACGGGTGACGCCCATCCAGGTGCCCGAGCTCACCGGGGTGGTGGCCCTGTCCGGGGGCAACAGGCACTCGCTGGCACTGAAGTCGGACGGCACCGTCTGGGCCTGGGGCGGCAACGACGCGGGCCAGGTGGGCACTTCCATCGACAACCCCTATCTGCTGGAGCCCACGCAGGTGGCCGGTCTCGACGGTGTGGTGGCCGTGGCCGCGGGCGGCATCCACTCGCTGGCGCTGAAGGCGGATGGCACCGTCTGGGCCTGGGGCTACAACTCGGAAGGCCAGCTGGGTGATGGAACCACCCGCCCCCGGGTGACGCCCGGGCCGGTGCCCGGCCTTACCGGGGTGGTGGCGCTGGCCGGGGGCGCCGCGCACTCGCTGGCGTTGAAGGCCGACGGCACCGTCTGGGCCTGGGGCTACAACTCGAACGGCCAGGTGGGCGATGGGTCTTTCAACTCGCGGACGACCCCCGCGCAGGTGCCGGGCCTCACGGGCGTGTCCAGCCTGGCCGCGGACTACCACCAGACACTGGTGCGCAAGAAGGACGGCTCCCTCTGGTCCTGGGGCACGGCTCTCAGCAAGTCCCTCGCTCCGACGCCCTCCCTGTTCACGAATAGCCAGTCCCTGGCCGCGGGCTCCCGCCACACGGTGGCACTGAGGAAGGACGGCACCGTCTGGGGCTGGGGCGACAACACGTTCAGCCAGCTGAGCAATGGGTCGGTGCCGGTCCCCCTACGGCCGACGCCGACGCAGATGCCTGGCCTCACCGGCATGGCCGGTGTGGCGGCGGGCGACTCACACTCGGTGGCACTGAAGTCGGACGGCACCGTTTGGATCTGGGGCTTCGTCAGCCTTGGCCAGGAGTACGGCTACTGGCCGACGCCTACGCAGGTGCCCGGCCTCACCGGCGTGGCGACCGTGGCCGCGGGCCAGCATCACACGCTGGCGCTGAAGTCGGACGGCACCGTCTGGGCCTGGGGCGTCAACGACGATGGCCAGTTGGGCGATGGGACGACCACCTGGCGGCTGACGCCGACCCAGGTGCCGGGCCTCACCGGGGTGGCGGCCGTGGCCGGAGGCGCGAAGCACTCGCTGGCACTGAAGTCGGACGGCACCGTCTGGGCCTGGGGCCTCAACGACGATGGCCAGCTGGGCGATGGGACCACCACGCGGCGCCTGACGCCCACGCAGGTGCCGGCCCTCACCGGGGTGGCCCTGGCCGTGGGCGGTTTTCACTCGCTGGCACTGAAGTCGGACGGCACCGTCTGGGCCTGGGGCTACAACTCGGAAGGCCAGCTGGGGGATGGGACCACCACGCGGCGCCTGACGCCCACGCAGGTGCCGGCCCTCACCGGAGCGACGGCCCTGGCCGTGGGCGGTTTTCACTCTCTGGCGCTGAAGTCGGACGGCACCGTCTGGGCCTGGGGCCGCAACGATGATGGCCAGCTGGGCGATGGGACGTACAGCCGGCGATCGACTCCCGCGCAGGTGCCGGGCCTCACCGGGGTGGCGGCCGTGGCCGGAGGCGCGAAGCACTCGCTGGCACTGAAGTCGGACGGCACCGTCCGGGCCTGGGGCCTTAACCAGGACGGACAGCTGGGCAATGGCCGCGCTGGAATGAACGCGTCCCCGGTTCAGGTCCAATGA
- a CDS encoding RHS repeat-associated core domain-containing protein, translating into MGLFVVLCPRLGEAQLAPTGGHYAGRASDTGSALGSVGSSGQFSASVPLDLPESRGGLPIPLSIGSAAQGMGAVGLGWDIPLSYIRRDTSFAHRRPAFGNSTTPQPRTQVTLSIQGQLMDLVPRGPMVNGVQEWVVRYDSPELLLREQNGGWVMYDGQGRTWTFVERNPTGLWLLDSISGPGGASVKLEYAIGYPVEYAGQAVAIDLLRVLYNKHPQTGCYKHEVFLSYDNTPRPTPLSLAVVGDFLLVRKRMLNVIDVNSRADCTSAYTRLRRYDFTYLPDADTQQPRLSTVRMLGRQGTPEQNVPLPVASFSYGSATTNGVFKYQKTQSIPQPAGTNANQISGTGWNWNVPLPVSELPMVTWQSLTDVTGDGRADLVYSKDDKLWVGVNRPGTGGTTLLGPGGYNVQLSDTTFTKGPYEVRSALLARFAPSGSVTNVDRVWRQAMDVNGDGRVDFIDAAEAAGKWVVYLNTPGTGLSGVKWERREYSIGPLYNRLLERGHSLSGNYLPLVKRYTGRNHFIIRCWLYRDGAWSIYSDAWNQAGSPCWGTPNELIESDEQTYTEWEVTDVNGDGFPDFVFNSSKVGTFPDGPPTENPQQVGGLLMKGEAFRVRPEQGTDNKLEAVLNVQGMLISAGVHLFSNPITLKSNTECGVGKWLTTVSVWNYQSVACGLADVNGDNLLDRVHGSTVSLGTGRGFSQLTLTLPGGLSVQKSDQHETCVAPTPRPPATTPFSTSHHAGMRDLTGDGIPDYVKFDSRQGTWEVHVGTGTGFAPPVLVEGSGFSYSFQEETCEGLVSSTRGGLYDLDGDGRPEVVRVNGGNLDVYQLAGGSLPGKPEAGRIVQVDNGYGSRTLVGYRSAKEDLTLKHQVPFPEIVVTSVNTTGTQGLGGTLHSMRYAYGGAELHYDSALQRFVMPGYQRTVALRTPGVVGQYEGFAVITDRHPIPAYTYSTKLERFSRYLLAGKVRDVTVLKDVLTDPWALLGVNASGDSRRLRGTHLDYAAKLFEEPAIPGTNGMDCLEMVYPYNYLASLDENTTSTHAYGICAAHGFMYMKARTSWRGTAAPPSTTHVATGMEVRDIDDYGRVLNVFYKNDLFRSDDDLCVETQYATPVGSNERMLHAARYRRSWYCDKTPYITYAAESYLYDGLPAGSVSAGRVTSHTRDRYDAAGTFLESVLAYTASYDALTGNLASVSTEREDGALRVTSLSYDPFALIPVEQWVTATGIPSLVTRTTLDAVSLAPLSTLDPNQTRLGTDYDGYGRPVRTTLTPPGGSAGVLTSTRYLGDSGTDPLGRRIVGKGFKDPVTPGTEASAPGRTGTVFLDELGRARRTEFELGADYANALMITGATTYDGFGRVSFMADPYPSTQSGATAYGTSYFFNADGSLKCTVRGRGPQANTQVPDAATERYPTCYSRAFVGNQEVLSVTGADALLTGSPQAGVTYTAALSATGRVLNRSTMQGSTRREYASFVHNRLGQLIAMTRYLDPVALTGSLQWTWTHDSFGRRLQWQEPESVPQTAIYSDWGELLELRWTDTLVSPSATYRLLSSYDALGRVKHQEQLKDGLVVQGTAYDFVYDVGQSPTSMVTPTYMLGRLSQTKSSAGDVYYSYDALGRANARSFIDSSGNTYVEKSLQHADGTLAALGFYLPDTDYEYEEVQYTYDSFNRMRTVKVTGGETLYQATEIDPFGRVRKAKHGSAVDSATVYADLGRRLMTETTLVSPTGSRRTANFAFDPVGRELSRSESSGGTALTTTSGYDALGRLTSSKRTHPLLTKPQMSWQFTYDPLGNLLGQNDLVGSQDSLRSYRAGDRDRVCAVGYGDNAVLSGCNVVHDGMGNIVQQPTRTGVRQLGYFPSGAIRSISELNGSASFLGDALGTLSELHLQGAGAIDARREWRVGGLFERREQVVNGQSVSVITRNIPGPDGIIASRRGRGDDWVFGFGETRGARYFTNRNGDFVQTVSYQPFGDATSSGVATPDTVLYSTTQWNDGNALAAFELVKLGERMYDPVLGRFLSRDPFFVPRTSATTNPYAFAMNDPMNLSDPSGLDVGCGPECSGGGGGGDPHNGGGGPSDTNPYELYITKTYQPEGEPLQKAVPPQTPNIFAAPGEPQTVEGGILKLSVLALTGIVMGSNFDYDTLAASGTSLEGAVSTIVSSAEGNAALVDAYNLPYDQWSTFFQNFGDSVWFWCPGCGENFRGSWGITSGTDDPAYATTGTIAGMGLGGMLTSIVKGVGSVSTSFRSPKPVPNRAQLDRLADKVHMQSNCRNCGPVAIAFDKAVAGKPVGVISQGAMKTSHIAVRYLSRWRPVGSKAQVEQLMRQWGPGSRGVIAARVSSPTPLVDGEKVGHVFNVVHGSDGIHFIDVANGSANFNVYYDFYLLRTQ; encoded by the coding sequence ATGGGGTTGTTCGTAGTGCTGTGTCCTCGACTGGGGGAGGCACAGCTGGCGCCCACGGGTGGGCACTATGCGGGGCGCGCTTCCGACACCGGCTCCGCGCTGGGCTCGGTGGGCTCCTCGGGCCAGTTCTCGGCCTCCGTGCCGCTGGACCTGCCGGAGTCTCGCGGCGGCCTTCCCATCCCGCTGTCCATCGGCTCGGCCGCGCAGGGCATGGGCGCCGTGGGCCTGGGCTGGGACATTCCGCTCTCGTACATCCGGAGGGATACGAGCTTCGCGCATCGCCGGCCGGCCTTCGGCAATAGCACCACCCCTCAGCCCCGGACGCAGGTCACCCTGTCAATCCAGGGGCAGCTGATGGACCTGGTGCCCAGAGGGCCCATGGTCAACGGCGTGCAGGAGTGGGTGGTGCGGTACGACTCCCCGGAGCTGCTCCTGCGCGAGCAGAACGGCGGCTGGGTGATGTACGACGGCCAGGGCCGCACCTGGACCTTCGTCGAGCGGAACCCGACGGGACTGTGGCTGCTCGACTCCATCAGCGGCCCGGGCGGCGCGTCCGTGAAGCTCGAGTACGCCATCGGCTATCCGGTGGAGTACGCCGGCCAGGCCGTCGCCATCGACCTGCTCCGCGTCCTCTACAACAAGCACCCGCAGACGGGCTGCTACAAGCACGAGGTCTTCCTCTCCTACGACAACACCCCGCGCCCCACGCCGCTCTCCCTCGCCGTCGTGGGCGACTTCCTGCTCGTGCGCAAGCGGATGCTGAACGTGATTGACGTCAACAGCCGGGCGGACTGCACGAGCGCCTACACCCGGCTGCGGCGCTATGACTTCACCTACCTGCCGGACGCGGACACGCAGCAGCCGCGCCTGAGCACGGTGCGGATGCTCGGCCGCCAGGGCACCCCGGAGCAGAACGTGCCGCTCCCGGTCGCCTCGTTCAGCTACGGCAGCGCCACCACCAACGGCGTCTTCAAGTACCAGAAGACCCAGTCCATTCCGCAGCCGGCCGGCACGAACGCCAACCAGATTTCCGGCACGGGCTGGAACTGGAACGTCCCCCTGCCGGTCTCCGAGCTGCCGATGGTCACCTGGCAGAGCCTGACCGACGTCACGGGCGACGGACGGGCCGACCTCGTCTACTCGAAGGACGACAAGCTCTGGGTGGGGGTCAACCGCCCGGGCACCGGGGGCACCACCCTCCTCGGGCCGGGCGGGTACAACGTCCAGCTCTCGGACACCACCTTCACGAAGGGGCCCTACGAGGTCCGAAGCGCGCTTCTCGCCCGCTTCGCGCCCAGCGGCAGCGTGACCAACGTCGACCGGGTCTGGCGGCAGGCCATGGACGTGAATGGCGACGGCCGCGTCGACTTCATCGACGCCGCGGAGGCCGCCGGCAAGTGGGTCGTCTACCTGAACACGCCCGGCACCGGCCTGTCGGGCGTCAAGTGGGAGCGGCGCGAGTACTCCATCGGCCCGCTCTACAACCGTCTGCTGGAGCGGGGGCACTCCCTCTCCGGGAACTACCTGCCCCTGGTGAAGCGATACACCGGTCGCAACCACTTCATCATCCGGTGCTGGCTCTACCGGGATGGCGCGTGGAGCATCTATTCAGACGCCTGGAATCAGGCCGGCAGTCCCTGCTGGGGCACCCCCAACGAGCTGATTGAAAGCGACGAGCAGACCTATACCGAATGGGAGGTGACGGACGTCAATGGCGACGGCTTCCCTGACTTCGTCTTCAACTCGTCGAAGGTCGGAACCTTCCCGGACGGTCCACCCACGGAAAACCCCCAGCAGGTGGGCGGCCTCCTCATGAAAGGTGAAGCCTTCAGGGTGCGGCCCGAGCAGGGAACCGACAACAAGCTCGAGGCGGTGCTCAACGTCCAGGGCATGCTGATCTCCGCGGGCGTCCACCTCTTCTCGAACCCCATCACCCTCAAGAGCAACACGGAGTGTGGCGTCGGCAAGTGGCTCACCACCGTCTCGGTCTGGAACTATCAGTCGGTGGCCTGCGGCCTGGCCGACGTCAACGGGGACAACCTGCTGGACCGGGTCCACGGCAGTACCGTCTCTCTGGGAACAGGCCGCGGCTTCAGCCAGCTGACGCTGACGCTGCCGGGCGGGCTCTCCGTTCAGAAGAGTGACCAGCACGAGACCTGTGTCGCGCCCACGCCCCGTCCGCCCGCCACCACGCCGTTCAGCACGTCCCATCACGCGGGCATGAGAGACCTCACGGGCGACGGCATCCCCGACTACGTCAAGTTCGACTCGCGGCAGGGCACGTGGGAGGTCCACGTCGGGACGGGCACGGGGTTCGCGCCTCCCGTCCTCGTGGAAGGCTCCGGCTTCTCCTACTCCTTCCAGGAGGAGACCTGTGAGGGGCTGGTGTCCAGCACCCGGGGTGGGCTCTACGACCTCGACGGCGACGGCCGGCCGGAGGTCGTCCGCGTCAACGGTGGGAACCTGGACGTGTACCAGCTCGCCGGCGGCAGTCTTCCCGGCAAGCCGGAGGCCGGCCGCATCGTCCAGGTGGACAACGGCTATGGCTCCAGGACGCTCGTGGGCTACCGCTCCGCCAAGGAAGACCTCACCCTGAAGCACCAGGTGCCCTTCCCTGAAATCGTCGTCACCTCGGTGAACACCACCGGCACGCAGGGGCTCGGAGGCACCCTGCACTCCATGCGCTACGCCTATGGCGGCGCGGAGCTCCACTACGACAGCGCGCTCCAGCGCTTCGTCATGCCCGGCTACCAGCGGACGGTCGCCCTGCGCACCCCGGGCGTCGTGGGCCAGTACGAGGGGTTCGCGGTCATCACCGACAGGCACCCCATTCCCGCCTACACCTACTCGACGAAGCTCGAGCGCTTCAGCCGCTACCTGCTGGCCGGCAAGGTGCGCGACGTCACCGTCCTCAAGGACGTGCTCACCGACCCGTGGGCCCTGCTCGGGGTCAACGCCAGCGGCGACTCCCGCCGCCTGCGGGGCACGCACCTCGACTACGCGGCGAAGCTCTTCGAGGAGCCCGCCATCCCCGGCACCAACGGGATGGACTGCCTGGAGATGGTGTACCCGTACAACTACCTCGCCTCGTTGGACGAGAACACGACCAGCACCCATGCGTACGGCATCTGCGCGGCGCATGGCTTCATGTACATGAAGGCCCGCACCTCCTGGCGAGGCACGGCCGCGCCCCCCTCCACCACCCACGTGGCCACCGGCATGGAGGTGCGAGACATCGACGACTACGGGCGGGTGCTCAACGTCTTCTACAAGAACGACCTCTTCCGCTCCGATGACGACCTCTGCGTGGAGACGCAGTACGCCACGCCGGTGGGCTCCAACGAGCGGATGCTCCACGCGGCCCGGTACCGGCGGTCCTGGTATTGCGACAAGACGCCCTACATCACCTACGCCGCCGAGTCGTACCTGTATGACGGGCTGCCGGCGGGGAGCGTCTCCGCGGGCCGTGTCACCTCGCACACCCGGGACCGCTACGACGCGGCGGGGACGTTCCTGGAGTCGGTGCTCGCCTACACCGCCAGCTACGACGCGCTCACCGGCAACCTCGCCTCGGTTTCCACCGAGCGCGAAGACGGCGCCCTGCGGGTGACGAGCCTGTCGTATGACCCCTTCGCCCTCATCCCGGTGGAGCAGTGGGTGACCGCCACGGGGATTCCGTCCCTCGTCACCCGCACCACGCTCGACGCGGTCAGCCTGGCCCCACTGAGCACGCTGGACCCCAACCAGACCCGGCTGGGCACGGACTATGACGGCTATGGCCGGCCCGTGCGCACCACCCTGACGCCGCCCGGGGGCAGCGCCGGGGTGCTGACGTCGACGCGCTACCTGGGCGACTCCGGCACGGACCCGCTCGGCCGACGCATCGTCGGCAAGGGCTTCAAGGACCCCGTCACGCCGGGGACCGAGGCCAGCGCGCCGGGACGCACCGGCACGGTGTTCCTGGACGAGCTGGGCCGCGCGCGCCGCACCGAGTTCGAGCTGGGCGCCGACTACGCCAACGCGCTCATGATTACGGGCGCGACCACGTATGACGGCTTCGGCCGGGTGTCCTTCATGGCGGACCCATACCCGTCCACCCAGAGCGGGGCGACGGCCTATGGCACGTCGTACTTCTTCAACGCGGACGGCAGCCTCAAGTGCACGGTCCGCGGCCGCGGCCCCCAGGCAAACACCCAGGTGCCGGACGCGGCCACCGAGCGCTACCCCACGTGCTACTCGCGCGCGTTCGTGGGCAACCAGGAGGTCTTGAGCGTCACCGGCGCGGACGCCCTGCTGACGGGCTCCCCGCAGGCGGGGGTCACCTACACCGCCGCGCTGTCCGCCACGGGCCGGGTGCTCAACCGCTCGACGATGCAGGGCTCCACCCGGCGGGAGTACGCCAGCTTCGTGCACAACCGCCTGGGCCAGCTCATCGCGATGACGCGCTACCTGGACCCGGTCGCGCTCACCGGCTCCCTGCAGTGGACCTGGACCCATGACTCATTCGGCCGGCGCCTCCAGTGGCAGGAGCCGGAGAGCGTCCCGCAGACCGCCATCTACAGCGACTGGGGGGAATTGCTGGAGCTGCGCTGGACGGACACCCTGGTGTCTCCGTCCGCCACCTACCGCCTCCTGAGCTCCTACGACGCCCTGGGCCGCGTCAAGCACCAGGAGCAGCTCAAGGACGGCCTGGTGGTGCAGGGGACGGCGTACGACTTCGTCTACGACGTCGGCCAGAGTCCCACGTCCATGGTCACCCCCACCTACATGCTGGGGAGGCTGTCACAGACGAAGTCCTCGGCGGGCGACGTCTACTACAGCTACGACGCCCTGGGCCGGGCCAATGCCCGCAGCTTCATCGACAGCTCGGGCAATACGTATGTGGAGAAGTCCCTGCAGCATGCCGACGGCACGCTCGCGGCGCTCGGGTTCTACCTGCCCGACACGGACTATGAATACGAGGAGGTCCAGTACACCTACGACTCCTTCAACCGCATGCGCACGGTGAAGGTGACGGGCGGCGAGACGCTCTACCAGGCGACGGAAATCGACCCGTTTGGCCGCGTGCGCAAGGCGAAGCATGGGAGTGCCGTGGACTCCGCGACCGTCTACGCGGACCTGGGGCGCCGGCTGATGACCGAGACGACCCTGGTGTCCCCGACCGGGAGTCGGCGCACGGCCAACTTCGCGTTCGACCCGGTGGGCCGGGAGCTGTCGCGCAGCGAGAGCAGCGGCGGCACGGCCCTGACGACCACGTCCGGCTACGACGCGCTCGGCCGGCTGACCTCGTCCAAGCGCACGCACCCGCTGCTCACCAAGCCGCAGATGAGCTGGCAGTTCACCTATGACCCGCTCGGCAACCTCCTGGGGCAGAACGACCTGGTGGGCTCCCAGGACTCGCTGCGCAGCTACCGCGCGGGGGACCGCGACCGCGTGTGCGCCGTGGGGTATGGCGACAACGCCGTCCTGTCGGGCTGCAACGTCGTGCATGACGGAATGGGGAACATCGTGCAGCAGCCGACGCGCACGGGCGTGCGCCAGTTGGGCTACTTCCCGTCCGGGGCGATTCGCTCCATCTCCGAGCTGAATGGCAGTGCGTCCTTCCTCGGTGATGCGCTGGGGACGCTGTCGGAGCTCCACCTGCAGGGGGCGGGCGCCATCGATGCCCGGCGCGAGTGGCGCGTGGGTGGGCTCTTCGAGCGGCGCGAGCAGGTGGTGAACGGCCAGTCCGTGTCGGTCATCACCCGGAACATCCCGGGCCCGGACGGCATCATCGCCAGCCGGCGGGGGCGTGGAGACGACTGGGTCTTCGGCTTCGGCGAGACGCGGGGCGCGCGGTACTTCACCAACCGGAACGGGGACTTCGTCCAGACGGTGAGCTACCAGCCTTTCGGCGATGCAACGTCCTCCGGAGTCGCGACGCCGGACACCGTCCTCTACTCCACCACGCAGTGGAACGACGGGAATGCGCTCGCCGCGTTCGAGCTCGTGAAGCTGGGCGAGCGCATGTACGACCCCGTCCTGGGCCGGTTCCTGAGTCGGGACCCCTTCTTCGTGCCCCGCACGTCGGCCACCACCAACCCCTACGCGTTCGCGATGAACGACCCGATGAACCTGTCGGACCCTTCCGGCCTGGACGTGGGCTGCGGTCCGGAGTGCAGCGGAGGCGGTGGTGGCGGAGACCCCCACAATGGTGGCGGAGGGCCGAGTGACACCAACCCCTACGAGCTCTACATCACGAAGACCTACCAGCCCGAGGGAGAGCCCCTCCAGAAGGCCGTCCCACCCCAGACGCCCAACATCTTCGCCGCGCCCGGGGAGCCGCAGACGGTCGAGGGTGGCATCCTGAAGCTGTCCGTGCTGGCGCTGACCGGCATCGTCATGGGGAGCAACTTCGACTACGACACCCTCGCCGCCTCGGGCACTTCGCTCGAAGGTGCGGTCAGCACCATCGTCAGCTCCGCCGAGGGCAACGCGGCCCTCGTCGATGCGTACAACCTGCCGTACGACCAGTGGTCGACCTTCTTTCAGAACTTCGGTGACTCCGTCTGGTTCTGGTGCCCCGGCTGCGGCGAGAACTTCCGCGGCTCCTGGGGCATCACCTCGGGCACGGATGACCCCGCGTACGCCACCACCGGCACCATCGCGGGCATGGGCCTCGGGGGGATGCTGACGAGCATCGTCAAGGGCGTGGGCTCTGTCTCGACATCCTTCCGGTCCCCGAAGCCCGTCCCCAATCGAGCTCAGCTCGACCGGCTGGCCGACAAGGTCCACATGCAGTCGAACTGCCGGAACTGTGGCCCGGTGGCGATTGCGTTCGACAAGGCGGTCGCGGGCAAGCCGGTGGGCGTCATCAGCCAGGGCGCCATGAAGACCTCGCACATCGCGGTGCGCTACCTCTCCCGATGGCGGCCCGTCGGGAGCAAGGCCCAGGTGGAGCAGCTCATGAGGCAGTGGGGGCCTGGCAGCCGGGGTGTCATCGCGGCCCGGGTCTCCTCGCCCACGCCCCTGGTGGATGGCGAGAAGGTGGGCCACGTCTTCAACGTCGTCCACGGCAGCGACGGCATCCACTTCATCGACGTCGCCAACGGGAGCGCGAACTTCAACGTGTACTACGACTTCTACCTGCTCCGGACGCAATGA
- a CDS encoding peroxidase family protein: protein MNNPGKLLIDADAPRDVPRNSQLRALINAVLDSVVAEGQVPPGEVFDEAQRIVRWHYQWMGVHEFLPHIVGEGRVKDLMRCHREDRCYRWRHEPFIPAEFAVAAYRFGHSQVRTGYAVNADFVAPKIFDASIPNTLPDPNDLRGGKRAPRRFVDWSLFFELGGRVLQISQRIDTTLSAPLFELPFNAPGLPSANPASLAQRNLLRGLVFGLPSGQDMARAMRIKPLKSDDLGDVSHLKLHRSTTPWFYMLREAEKCEQGKRLGPVGGRIVAEGVPRGPRRGQAVVPAGGPGLEALPGQEGWRVHHHRPAEVRRRGVA from the coding sequence GTGAACAACCCGGGGAAGCTCCTCATCGACGCGGATGCGCCCCGGGACGTGCCACGCAACAGCCAGCTCCGGGCGCTCATTAACGCCGTCCTCGACTCCGTCGTCGCCGAGGGGCAGGTGCCTCCGGGCGAGGTCTTCGACGAGGCCCAGCGCATCGTCCGGTGGCACTACCAGTGGATGGGGGTCCACGAGTTCCTCCCGCACATCGTCGGTGAGGGGCGGGTGAAGGACCTGATGCGCTGCCACCGCGAGGACCGTTGCTACCGGTGGAGGCACGAGCCGTTCATCCCCGCGGAGTTCGCGGTGGCGGCCTACCGCTTCGGCCACAGCCAGGTGCGGACGGGCTACGCGGTGAACGCGGACTTCGTGGCTCCGAAAATCTTCGATGCCAGCATTCCGAATACGCTCCCCGACCCGAATGACCTTCGCGGTGGCAAGCGTGCGCCCCGGCGGTTCGTGGACTGGAGCCTCTTCTTCGAGCTCGGAGGCAGGGTGCTGCAGATCAGCCAGCGCATCGACACGACGCTGTCGGCTCCGCTGTTCGAGCTGCCCTTCAACGCTCCGGGGCTGCCCAGCGCGAACCCGGCGTCCCTGGCGCAGCGCAACCTGCTGCGAGGGCTGGTCTTCGGGCTGCCCTCGGGTCAGGACATGGCCCGCGCGATGCGCATCAAGCCCCTGAAGTCCGACGACCTGGGTGACGTGAGCCACCTGAAGCTCCACCGCTCGACGACGCCGTGGTTCTACATGCTGCGCGAGGCGGAGAAGTGCGAGCAGGGCAAGCGGCTGGGCCCGGTGGGAGGCCGCATCGTCGCGGAAGGTGTTCCTCGGGGTCCTCGAAGGGGACAGGCAGTCGTACCTGCGGGCGGACCCGGACTGGAAGCCCTTCCTGGGCAAGAAGGATGGCGAGTTCACCATCACCGACCTGCTGAAGTTCGCCGGCGTGGCGTAGCGTGA